Part of the Streptomyces sp. NBC_00457 genome, CGGCTCCCGGACCGGTTCGCGAGCATGAGGCCCTGACGGTACCGCGTGTACGTCGGTCCACCGACGACAAGGATCACGGCGGTGATCGAGGCACCAATGGTCGCGGCGTACGAAACCCCGGACGCCTTCAGGATGAGCGTTGCCGCCAGCGATACGCCGACGATGACCGCCGCGAAGGCTAGGTCCGCGGCCATGATACGGGGGCCGAACAGGCTGTTGTGGGGCTGGGCGCTACGGACCGAGCGCAACGCCACCAACCCAACTGTGGTGAGCACACCGGCCACGAACAAGGCGGTGGCCATCCCCTGGACGAGACCACCTTGGGTGGTGTCGACGACCGCTGCGAACGCGACCATCAGGAAGGCGATGGCCCCCCAGAACCAGCGGGGAAGGCTGGCCATCCGGATGATCTGCTCCTGCCGCTGGTCGATCTCGGTGAGCGCGCGCGCGGCCTCTTCCGGCCGTACCTGGTCAGTCATTTGCCCTCCTCGCAGTACTTTCCTGCAAGGAAAGTAGCGTGGAGTTTCCCAACCGGCAAGTACTTTCCCAGCAGGCATCGCTGCCGTTACTGAGCTCTTCGGATTGTTGTCGGGGGCAGTGACGTGTGGTGATCCCTGCGGTAGGCCCGTGGTATGCGGTACGCACAGGGTGGTGGGCTGACCGCGGAGCGGCGGCGGTTTCGCGAGCGGATCCGGTTCGAGGCTGGTGAGCAGTTCGCTCGTGGTGAGAGAACCGCGGTGATCGCGAAGGACCTGCGGGTAAGTGAGCGGTCGGTGGAACGCTGGCGTCGCGCCTGGCGGCAGGGCGGGATGGCCGCGCTCGCCTCCGCTGGACCGCCGAAACTGCCCCGGCTGACCGATGAGCAGTTCGCCGAGTTGGAGAAAGAGCTGGCGCGGGGGCCGGCCGTGCACGGCTGGGAAGACCGGCGCTGGACCCTGGCCAGGATCAGAGTGCTGATCGCCCGGAAGTTCAGGCTGGACTGCTCGTCGGCGGCGGTGTGGCGGCTGCTGCACCGGCACGGCTGGTCCTGGCAATCTCCCGCCCGCAGAGCCCTCGAGCGTGACGAGCAGGCTGTGGGCCTGTGGAAGAAGGATGTGTGGCCGCACGCGGAATGACTGCGGCGGCGCTGGGCGCGCGGTCGACCGGGCTGGGGCCGCTTTTGGGCCCCTGCGTGCGGCCCGGACGTGGGAGGAGTCGATCACCGCCCGCGACCAGTCCAGCTGGTTCTTCGAGCGCAGCTTGTTCAGCAGTAGCTGGTGCAGTTGGTCCCAGACGCCGGCCTCGTTCCAGGCCGCCAGGCGGCGCCAGCACGTCATGCCCGAGCCGAAGCCCAGTTCCTGCGGGAGGTACTCCCACTGGATGCCGGTGTGCAGGACGAACAAGATCCCGCACAGGGCTTGACGATCGGGCACTCGAGGTCTGCCCTCGACCTGCTTCGGGGGCGGCTCGGGCAGCAACGGCTTGATGAGCGACCACAGTTCATCCGACACGATCCAGGGTCGTGACTGACGCTTCCCCATGCCCACATCAACGAACGATCAAGCGGACAGTCACATGAACAACCCGCTTTTGTTAGAGCCAGTAAGCGCGTCTGGAGGCGCGGGCGCTCTCGTGATCTCGTTGGGCACTGAGGACGGCGCGCTGATCGGTGCATCGTCAGGACACCGCCCACGCGCACGGACCGGCAGCCCGGCTCCGCGGCGGAGGGGGCAGGCCGAGCGGTGGTGTGCCCGCTCCCTGGCCACCGGCACGTCCGTGGCTTTGCACGCTCACCCGCCGCCTGCACGAGGGGAGTCCCGGCAGGCGCGGTAACCAATTCGGCTCCACACTGAAGGCTGTGACCGTCCCTCACGAAACGCCCCGGGACCGAAGCCGCCGGGAAGGGGGAACGTTCACTCCGACTACGCGTCTTTCCCGCAGCCTCCAGCGAGATCCGGTCCGAGAACGCGACATCCAGTCACCTGGGAGGCGCTGTGCCCCTCATAGCTCTGTGCCTGCCCGCGCTGATGATGGCTTTGATGCTTGCGATGGGGATGCTCGAGGACGTCGTGCTCCGCGGCCCACCGTCTCCTCCGGAAGAGACGGAGCGTCCTGAGGCCACTGCACACGAGCCCGGGCCTTGAGTCGTAGGACTCGCTGGACCCTGACAACTCCACAGACTCCGTTCACTGGACTGACCGGGAATGCTCACCGGATGCCTGGCCGGAATCTGGTGCTGGTGCAGCAAGTCCGAGGGCGTCCCTGCGTGTGGCGACGTCATCGAACTGTTGGATGAGTTCCCTGACACGGTGTTGCGTGGTGGCTTGCGTGCCGATCTGGCTCTGCGCGCGGAGGAGTTCACCGTAGATGGCTCCGTACCTTCCGCAGAGCATGATGGATTCCTCGGCGCGGTCGTGCAGGCCAGTTGCGTAGGGCGCGGCGATGGTCACCGCGGCGAGGCAGGCCAGTGCGGAAATCACTACCTGTGCTCTGAAGCGGGAACCGTCGGCGATGACCGGCCAGGCGGCGAGCCCTGTGATGATGCTGAGTGTGGCCCCAGCGATGTGGTACACGCGCGCCCTGTGCAGCAGACGAACCGATTCTCTCGGCGTTCGTTTCACCCAGTAACGAGCACGTACGGCGCTGCTGTCGAGCTGGCGCAGGATCGTGCCGTCGACATGCTGTACAGCGGCACGACTCTTCTGTTGTCTGACAAACGTCAACAGCACATTAATCACTCCCGTACTCGTCCGGTAGTGATTCCACAGTGCCGTCAGTTGATCGCGCTTTTCCAATGCAACGCGCCGGTTCCCGGGTAATGGACGCTCCCAGCCGCCGATCAGCTGTATGCCCGCGTGCATTTGCGGTCACTGCGGGGTGGGCGCATAGTGTGAAACGAGCCAGCTGGGTGTTTTCAGCTGAAGGAAGTACTGTGCGCCGGAGCCCCGGCCCGATTACGGCGGGCCGGGGCTCCTGGTGACGCATCGGTGGGACGGTCACATCCCGCGGCGCCTACTTCGGGGTCGGTCGCTGCGCGGTCCCTTAGTTGTCGATCACGCGGAAGCTGCCATCGCCAGTTCCGTCACCAACTCCGAAGCTGGAGTCACCAGGCAGGACCACGGCGACGGGGTTGCCATTGTTGCAGTTGGTCCCGTCGAAGAACTCAACGACCCTGTCGGTGTCGTTGGCGATGTTGAAGGTGCCGGTGGCGAGGGTGTTCAGGTTGGTCACGCTGACGCAGGCTCCCGGGTCGTCCGAGTACGTCCGCTCGTTGATCTGGATCTTGCCGTCGTCCTTCTTGTGCCCGTCGTGGTCCTTCTTGTAGCCGTCGTCCTTCCAGTCGTGGTCGCCGCCGCCACCGAGGGGGGCCGAGGCAGGACGGGCGGACGAGGCGGACTGGGGGGAGTCCGCGGAGGCGTAGGTAACGCCGGTGACAGTCACGGCCACGGCAGCCGCAGAGGCTGCGATCAGGGCGACGGTACGCGTCTGCATATCAGTTTTCTCCTTCTTGCAGGGAAATCGGCTGATCTGCCGATCTGGAAATGAACCTACGGACGTCAATTTCCGACGGCATCTCGAAGATCACTAACGTGTGACGCGCAGCCGCCAACCGGACGCACGCGAAAGCACCTGACGAGCAGTCCGAACTTCCCTGATACCTCGTCAAATAGCTGCAATTGCAGGAAGTTTGGCGAGGAGATTAAGCCAAGCCGGTGAAAGAACCGGCGGCCCTTCACCCTGTCGGAACATCGGAAGCATGTCGGACGTTGACACCACCTCAGAATCATCACCTGACTGCTTGTCAAGGACGGCAGGCTGCCTCGCGAGTCTCACCGAGGCTGAGGACTGGCAGGAGGGCCCCGATCAGCTCTGATGCGATGCACTGACAGGCGGGGGGTGCCGGTCCGGACTGCGAGGGGAAACTGCACTCCCGCCACCCGTCGCGCCGCCAGGCCATGGGCACACTGGCCGCTGGCGTCGCGGGTCCTGGAGCGGGAGGGAGGCCGTTGCGGCGCCGCGGCGGACCGCTCGCGCCGGCCAGGGACGAGCATGCACGCCGACCGCGCCGATCACCGGGGACAGGCTCGGCTCAGCGTCCGTCGCACGCTCCCCGTTCCGGGACAGCAGCAGCGCAAACGGCCATACGGCCGTCAGTACCGAGCTGCCAGATCGTGTCCCGTGAAGTGGTGTAGCCGAGCCGTGGTCCGGAACGCGCGGTGTCCGCCCCGGGGCGTGCATCCGCTGACCGTGCGTGCTCCCTGAACAAGGGCAGGCCATCGCGCAAGTCTCCCTGGTGAACGGGCAGTTCAACCGGAGGAGCACGCGATGGCCTTGTCCCAGTCTGAGCTCATGCGGCTGCTTGAGTCACTACATCGGGCGGATGGAGTTGAAGCAATCAGGGTGGCGTGCGAGCGCATCCTGCAGGAGCTCATCGAGGCCGAGGCCACCGAGACAATCGGTGCGGCCCCGGGCGAGCACACGGCGACGCGCACCACTTGGCGCAACGGGCACCGTGAGCGTCTGCTGACCACGCAGGCCGGCGACCTGGACCTGAAGATCCCGAAACTGCGGACCGGGTCGTTCTTCCCCTCCCTGCTGGAACGCCGGCGCCGGATCGACCGGGCGCTGTTTGCCGTGGTGATGGAGGCATACGTGCACGGAGTGTCGACTCGCTCGGTCGATGACCTGGTCAAGGCACTCGGCGCGGACTCCGGGATCTCCAAGTCCGAGGTCTCCCGCATCTGCGGCGAACTGGACGAGGAACTGACCGCGTTCAAGGAACGGCCGCTGGATCACACCGTCTTCCCCTACGTATTTCTGGACGCCACGTACTGCAAGGCGAGGGTGAATCACCGGATCGCCTCGCAGGCCGTGGTCATCGCCACCGGGATCTCTGCCACCGGGCACCGCGAGATCCTCGGCCTGATGGTCGGCGACAGTGAGTCGAAGCCGTTCTGGACCAAGTTCCTGCGCTCACTGCGGGCCCGTGGCCTGGAGAACGTCCAGCTGGTCATCTCCGACAGCCACAGCGGGCTGGTGGCCGCGATCCGCACCGTCTTCCTGGGTGCGGCGTGGCAACGCTGCCGGGTTCACTTCGTCCGGGACGTGTTCTCGGTGATCGAGAGGGGCTCCGGGGAGATGGTCGCCGCCACCATCCGCACCGTCTTCGCCCAGACCACCGGCGAGCAGGTCCGCACCCAGCTCAACGTGGTAGCCGACATGCTCGGACGGCAGTTCCCGCAGGTCAAGAAGATGCTGCTGGAGGCGGCGACGGACATCACGGCGTTCGCTGACTTCCCGCCGGCGCACTGGAAGAAGATCTGGTCGACCAACCCGCTGGAACGGCTGAACCGGGAGATCAAACGACGGGCCGATGTCGTCCAGGTCTTCCCCAACCCCGCAGCCCTGGACCGACTCGCCGCTGCGGTCCTGGCCGAACTCCACGACGAGTGGCAGGTCTTCGACCGCCGCTACCTCTCCGAAGCCTCCATGGCCGATCTCCTCACCACGCCGACCCCGCCCGAACCGCAGATCACGTCGCAACCGGAATCGAAACAGCTGCCGTGACTACACCACTCAGCGGGACATGACCAGCTGCCAGGCGCAAGATGCCGCCCGCGCCTCCAGACGCGCTTACTGGCTCTAACAAAAGCGGGTTGTTCATGTGACTGTCCGCTTGATCGTTCGTTGATGTGGGCATGGGGAAGCGTCAGTCACGACCCTGGATCGTGTCGGATGAACTGTGGTCGCTCATCAAGCCGTTGCTGCCCGAGCCGCCCCCGAAGCAGGTCGAGGGCAGACCTCGAGTGCCCGATCGTCAAGCCCTGTGCGGGATCTTGTTCGTCCTGCACACCGGCATCCAGTGGGAGTACCTCCCGCAGGAACTGGGCTTCGGCTCGGGCATGACGTGCTGGCGCCGCCTGGCGGCCTGGAACGAGGCCGGCGTGTGGGGCCAACTGCACCAGCTACTGCTGAACAAGCTGCGCTCGAAGAACCAGCTGGACTGGTCGCGGGCGGTGATCGACTCTTCCCACGTCCGGGCCGCACGCAGGGGCCCAAAAGCGGCCCCAGCCCGGTCGACCGCGCACGCCCGGGCAGCAAACACCACATCATCACCGACGGCCAAGGGATCCCGCTCGCGGTGTCTCTGACCGGCGGAAACCGCAACGATGTCACACAACTACTGCCCCTGTTGGACAAGATCCCGGCAGTGGCCGGAGTCGTCGGTCGGCCGCGCAGACGGCCGGACATGCTCTTCGCCGACCGCGGCTACGACCACGACAAGTACCGACGGCTCTTGCGGCAGCGCGGCATCACGCCCGCGATCGCCGAGCGTGGCCAGCCGCACGGGACGGGACTGGGCACCTTCCGCTGGGTCGTTGAGCGGACGATGTGCGCCACGAGGCGCTCTGTTGTATTCCCGGCTCAGCCGGGAGGAACTCGGAAGGAGGTTCCTGGGCCCGATGACTTACCTGGATCCGAAAGGTGAAGGGGACAACAGCATGTCAGCAAACCAGCAACTGGGCTCAGTTGTCAGAGACGGTGTGCTGGGGAGGCCCGCGCGATATGGCGAAGACTGGATTGTTTGAAGCCCAATCTCCAGCAGATGCAAGTTCTCATCCGCCGGAAGGACAGCTGAAACCGGTGCCGCACTCTGCACGGGGTTCGATCGTGCCCTCGTGCACCTCCGGCGTGCGGAGCGATGCCCAGCGAGGACATTCAAGGAGATGAGTGGGACGCCTACGTCGCGCTAGAACGTACAGACAGAGACGAACGTGGGATCGCCTACGGGACGCGAGTCCTATGGCGACGGAGGCCCCGTAGTAGTCGCCGGAGTAACGACCGGCCGGGGAGGACGGGAAAGCCGTCCACAGGGCGAAGGGGGCCAGGTGACTCGGACACTCAGACCCGGGAGGTATGCGAAATGCAGATCGCCGCAACGGCGTTGTGTGTCCTGCGCGAGCAGCCTGAATCGCTCACGCTGTCGTCACTGGAGAGCCGGATGATCGGGAAACCATCACGTCCGGTTCGGCGGGAGGCCGCGCGGAAAAGGACCTGCCACGGCAGACACCTCGCCGCGCGGCCGACCCGTCCTCCTGGCTGCACGGTTTCCGCCGCTTACGGATCCGCTGGGAACGACGCGACGACATCCACGAGGCCTTTCTCGGACTTGCCGTCTGCCTGATCACCCACCGGCACGTCCAGAGGCTTTGTTAGGGCCAGTAAGGCCTGGCATCACAACCGGGAGACCGACGATGCGTTCTGGCAAGTGCCCCAGCCCCGTGTACGAACCGGCCCTGCGGTAGGGCCAGGCAGGTACCAGACCCGCTGCTTTGAGGCTGGCCCCGGGCAGAGGGCATCACGCGAGAGGAACAACCGGCTCCGCCTGTCCGTACTATCTCAACACCAGGCACCTTGCGGCAGCAACGGCGCCCCTGCAGCGCCGCCAGCACAAACCAAGAGGATGCGGCACGGCATGAAGCCGTCCCGCAGAGCCTGTACCACGGCCGCAAGCCGAGAAAGGGTCAACACCATGTCCGAGAGCACGACCACCACCACTGAACTGACATCGCACTACATCGCCCAGGTGACCGGCGACCTTGAGCGCAACCTCAAGGAGCAGGAACGCATCGGTGCGGAAATCACCGCCCTGCAGCAGCAACTGTCCGCCCTGCAGCAGGACCACACCGTGCTGGTGAACATGCAACAGGCACTCGGCATCCCGGAAGCACCGGCTGAGCCCGCGGCCGCGCCCGAGAGCGCCGCAGTGCCCTCTCCCCGGAAGAAGACCGACGCCGGGCAGATTGGCAAGCCGAAAGCCAGGAGGACCACGGCCGCGCAGGGAAGCCCGACGGCCAGGAAGTCCGCCGCCAAGAAGCCCCCGGTCAAGGCTGCGGCCGCCGCGAAGACAACACAGCCCACCCTGGTGGAACTCATCCGACGCCACCTCACCGAGCAGGGCGAACCGCGCTCCG contains:
- a CDS encoding IS256 family transposase, with amino-acid sequence MALSQSELMRLLESLHRADGVEAIRVACERILQELIEAEATETIGAAPGEHTATRTTWRNGHRERLLTTQAGDLDLKIPKLRTGSFFPSLLERRRRIDRALFAVVMEAYVHGVSTRSVDDLVKALGADSGISKSEVSRICGELDEELTAFKERPLDHTVFPYVFLDATYCKARVNHRIASQAVVIATGISATGHREILGLMVGDSESKPFWTKFLRSLRARGLENVQLVISDSHSGLVAAIRTVFLGAAWQRCRVHFVRDVFSVIERGSGEMVAATIRTVFAQTTGEQVRTQLNVVADMLGRQFPQVKKMLLEAATDITAFADFPPAHWKKIWSTNPLERLNREIKRRADVVQVFPNPAALDRLAAAVLAELHDEWQVFDRRYLSEASMADLLTTPTPPEPQITSQPESKQLP